A genomic region of Candidatus Pseudomonas phytovorans contains the following coding sequences:
- a CDS encoding methionine ABC transporter ATP-binding protein, with amino-acid sequence MSQASALRAPTPQPLPPTVKEQALRPEVNEAHVRFIGLGKTYPGQAQPALQGIDLNIRHGEIFGIIGRSGAGKSSLLRTINRLEQPSQGRVLIDQVDIAPFDEDHLVALRRRIGMIFQHFNLMSAKTVWQNVELPLKVAGVAKAERQRKVRELLELVGLQEKHHVYPAQLSGGQKQRVGIARALVHDPEILLCDEATSALDPETTASILELLRDINQRLGLTIVLITHEMAVIRDICQRVVVLERGEVVEQGDVWRVFGAPRHEVTRTLLAPLQARLPAALQASLRASPVSRDSAVVLKLTLLGEPELSALFHDLGGRVRLLQGGVETIGEHALGQLILSVQHSPHDTHQLLERARRWAEDVEVLGHVV; translated from the coding sequence ATGAGCCAGGCCAGCGCGCTCAGGGCGCCTACACCACAACCATTGCCGCCAACGGTCAAGGAACAGGCCCTGCGCCCGGAGGTCAATGAAGCCCATGTGCGCTTCATCGGCCTGGGCAAGACCTACCCTGGCCAGGCACAACCGGCCTTGCAAGGCATCGACCTGAACATCCGCCATGGCGAGATCTTCGGCATCATCGGCCGCAGCGGCGCCGGCAAGTCTTCACTGCTGCGTACCATCAACCGCCTGGAGCAGCCCAGCCAGGGCCGGGTGCTGATCGACCAGGTGGACATCGCCCCGTTCGACGAGGACCACCTGGTGGCGCTGCGCCGGCGCATCGGCATGATCTTCCAGCACTTCAACCTGATGTCGGCCAAGACCGTGTGGCAGAACGTCGAGCTGCCGTTGAAGGTGGCCGGCGTTGCCAAGGCCGAGCGCCAGCGCAAGGTGCGCGAGCTGCTGGAGCTGGTCGGCTTGCAGGAAAAGCACCACGTGTACCCGGCGCAGCTTTCCGGTGGACAGAAGCAGCGTGTGGGCATTGCCCGGGCGCTGGTGCACGACCCCGAAATTCTGCTGTGCGACGAGGCCACCTCGGCGCTCGACCCGGAAACCACCGCCTCGATCCTTGAGCTGCTGCGCGACATCAACCAGCGCCTGGGCCTGACCATCGTGCTGATCACCCACGAAATGGCGGTGATCCGCGATATCTGCCAACGGGTGGTGGTACTGGAGCGCGGCGAAGTGGTCGAGCAGGGCGATGTCTGGCGGGTGTTCGGCGCTCCACGCCACGAGGTCACCCGCACCCTGCTTGCGCCGTTGCAGGCCAGGTTGCCAGCGGCGCTGCAAGCCAGCTTGCGGGCCAGCCCGGTAAGCCGCGACAGCGCTGTGGTGCTGAAACTCACCCTGCTTGGCGAGCCCGAACTGTCTGCCCTGTTCCACGACCTGGGCGGCCGCGTGCGCCTGCTGCAGGGCGGCGTAGAAACCATTGGCGAGCATGCCTTGGGGCAACTGATCCTGTCGGTGCAACACTCGCCGCACGACACCCATCAGCTGCTGGAGCGCGCCCGTCGCTGGGCCGAGGACGTGGAGGTACTGGGCCATGTGGTTTGA
- a CDS encoding ABC transporter permease, with protein sequence MWFDRLLQGLLDTLLMVGVSSLIALLVGVPMAVLLVTSDKGGIFEAPLLNRVLGAFVNLFRSIPFLILMVALIPFTRLVVGTTYGVWAAVVPLTIAATPFFARIAEVSLREVDHGLVEAAQAMGCRRWHIVWHVLLPEALPGIVGGFTITLVTLINSSAMAGAIGAGGLGDIAYRYGYQRFDSQIMLTVIAMLVALVALIQLGGDRLAKGLNKR encoded by the coding sequence ATGTGGTTTGATCGCCTGCTGCAAGGCTTGCTCGATACCCTGCTGATGGTCGGCGTGTCGTCGCTGATTGCCCTGCTGGTGGGGGTGCCGATGGCTGTGTTGCTGGTCACCAGCGACAAGGGCGGAATCTTCGAAGCGCCGCTGCTGAACCGGGTGCTGGGCGCCTTCGTCAACCTGTTCCGTTCGATCCCGTTTCTGATCCTGATGGTCGCGCTGATCCCCTTCACCCGCCTGGTGGTAGGCACCACTTACGGCGTGTGGGCGGCGGTGGTGCCGCTGACCATTGCCGCCACGCCGTTTTTTGCGCGGATAGCCGAGGTCAGCCTGCGCGAAGTCGACCATGGCCTGGTGGAAGCCGCGCAGGCCATGGGCTGCCGGCGCTGGCACATCGTCTGGCACGTGCTGCTGCCCGAGGCGCTGCCGGGCATCGTGGGGGGCTTCACCATTACCCTTGTGACCCTGATCAACTCCTCGGCCATGGCCGGGGCAATTGGTGCCGGGGGCTTGGGAGATATTGCCTACCGGTATGGCTACCAGCGTTTCGACAGCCAGATCATGCTGACCGTGATCGCCATGCTGGTGGCATTGGTGGCGTTGATACAGCTGGGTGGGGACAGGCTGGCGAAAGGCTTGAACAAGCGTTGA
- a CDS encoding EAL domain-containing protein gives MSVSVRDALRMAALYVVLSILWLALAEVMLHGMTDDPLALTVGRQINVVLWVLLSAVLIYVSRVRLLNFIGHGARLRCADRERLRMAAAVFDSTLEGVLVTDRQGLIVHVNRAFMRITGYQQDEVIGQRPNKFKSGRHGLDFYQQIFASLAEKGEWSGEIWNRRKSGEIYPQWQTICAIRDDEGEISHYVAVFSDISAIKHTEQELAYLAHHDPLTGLPNRLLFTDRVEQALAAAQANKRGCALLLLDLDHFQSINDGLGHTIGDQLLKLVGERLTEKLGSGVTLARLGGDEFGVLAEGCQQVGQAGKLAQCIIERMREPFLFDGHRLFISVSAGISLFPSDALSAEQLLRNADAALYKAKHNGRACYALYTEELTAHAQHRVETAGELRRALEQDELRVFFQPVHDLATGSKIGVEALVRWQHPQRGLVPPGEFIPIAERTGLIAEIDAWVLRQACRQMVQWQAEGRQLEFVAVNISSRLFGQHELYRQVAEVLHETGLAPALLELEVTESAVMEDPEVALEQLHRLRELGVTLAIDDFGTGYSSLLRLKRLPVQKLKIDQGFVAGLPLDEDDIAIVRVIIALARSMGMQVHAEGIEQADQASFLLQEHCQLGQGYWFGRPVPAGDLRWD, from the coding sequence ATGTCTGTTTCTGTTCGCGACGCCTTGCGCATGGCTGCGCTGTATGTGGTGCTCTCGATCCTCTGGCTGGCGCTCGCCGAGGTGATGCTGCACGGCATGACTGACGACCCCCTGGCACTGACCGTGGGGCGGCAGATCAACGTGGTGCTCTGGGTGCTGCTCAGCGCCGTACTGATTTACGTGTCGCGGGTGCGCCTGCTCAACTTCATCGGCCATGGTGCGCGCTTGCGTTGCGCGGACCGCGAGCGGCTGCGCATGGCCGCCGCAGTGTTCGACAGTACCCTCGAAGGTGTACTGGTCACTGACCGTCAGGGCCTGATCGTGCACGTCAATCGCGCGTTCATGCGCATCACCGGCTACCAGCAGGACGAGGTCATCGGCCAGCGCCCGAACAAGTTCAAATCGGGCCGCCATGGCCTGGACTTCTATCAGCAGATCTTCGCCTCTCTGGCCGAGAAGGGTGAATGGAGCGGTGAAATCTGGAACCGGCGCAAGAGCGGTGAAATCTATCCGCAGTGGCAAACCATTTGCGCCATACGCGATGACGAAGGTGAAATCAGCCACTACGTAGCCGTGTTCAGCGACATCAGCGCGATCAAGCACACGGAGCAGGAGCTGGCCTACCTGGCCCACCACGACCCGCTGACCGGCCTGCCAAACCGCCTGCTGTTCACCGACCGTGTCGAGCAGGCGCTTGCGGCGGCCCAGGCCAACAAGCGTGGATGCGCCCTGCTGCTGCTGGACCTTGACCATTTCCAGAGCATCAACGACGGCCTTGGCCATACCATCGGCGACCAGTTGCTGAAACTGGTGGGCGAGCGCCTGACCGAGAAATTGGGCTCCGGTGTGACCTTGGCCCGCTTGGGCGGCGACGAGTTTGGCGTGCTGGCCGAGGGCTGCCAGCAGGTCGGCCAGGCGGGCAAGCTGGCGCAGTGCATCATCGAGCGCATGCGCGAGCCGTTCCTGTTCGATGGTCACCGGCTGTTCATCAGTGTCAGTGCGGGTATCAGCCTGTTCCCCAGTGACGCCTTGAGTGCCGAGCAGTTGCTGCGCAATGCCGACGCGGCGTTGTACAAGGCCAAGCACAATGGGCGAGCGTGCTATGCGCTGTATACCGAAGAACTGACCGCTCACGCTCAGCATCGGGTCGAGACTGCGGGCGAGCTGCGCCGGGCGTTGGAGCAGGACGAGCTGCGGGTGTTCTTCCAGCCGGTGCACGACCTGGCGACAGGCAGCAAGATCGGGGTCGAGGCGCTGGTGCGCTGGCAGCACCCCCAGCGCGGGCTGGTGCCGCCGGGCGAGTTCATCCCGATTGCCGAGCGAACCGGGCTGATTGCCGAGATCGATGCCTGGGTGCTGCGCCAGGCCTGTCGGCAAATGGTGCAATGGCAGGCCGAAGGCCGGCAGCTGGAATTTGTGGCGGTAAACATCTCCAGCCGCCTGTTTGGCCAGCACGAACTGTACCGGCAAGTAGCCGAGGTTTTGCATGAGACGGGCCTGGCTCCTGCCCTGCTGGAGCTGGAAGTGACCGAAAGCGCGGTGATGGAAGACCCGGAAGTGGCGCTGGAGCAACTGCACCGGTTGCGGGAGCTGGGGGTGACCCTGGCCATCGACGACTTTGGCACCGGCTATTCGTCGTTGCTGCGGCTCAAGCGTTTGCCGGTGCAGAAGCTGAAGATCGACCAGGGCTTCGTTGCCGGGTTGCCGCTGGATGAGGATGACATCGCGATTGTGCGGGTGATCATCGCCCTGGCCCGCAGCATGGGCATGCAGGTGCATGCCGAAGGCATCGAGCAGGCGGACCAGGCCAGTTTCCTGCTTCAGGAGCACTGCCAGCTGGGGCAGGGGTACTGGTTCGGGCGGCCGGTGCCGGCTGGGGATCTTCGCTGGGATTGA
- a CDS encoding MetQ/NlpA family ABC transporter substrate-binding protein: MLEKLFRPVAAIALTLGLSASALAAEPLKIGTTSAFAIPLEAAVEEAHKQGLDVKLIEFSDWIAPNVSLNSGDIDVNYFQHIPFLENAKAAAGFNLVPYASGIINNVGLYSKKYKSFAELPEGASVAIANDPINSGRGLQLLAKAGLITLKPGVGYKATEDDIVANPKKLKILQVEAVQLVRAYDDADLVQGYPAYIRLANTFDATSALLFDGLENKEYVIQFVIRPQSKDDPRLARFVDIYQHSPVVRAALDKAHGKLYQAGWEG, translated from the coding sequence ATGCTTGAAAAACTGTTCCGGCCCGTCGCGGCCATTGCCCTCACCCTGGGCCTTTCCGCCAGCGCCCTGGCTGCCGAACCGCTGAAGATCGGCACCACCTCGGCCTTTGCCATTCCGCTGGAAGCCGCAGTGGAAGAAGCGCACAAGCAGGGCCTGGACGTGAAGCTGATCGAATTCAGCGACTGGATTGCGCCCAATGTCAGCCTCAACAGCGGTGACATCGACGTGAACTACTTCCAGCACATCCCGTTCCTGGAGAACGCCAAGGCTGCTGCGGGCTTCAACCTGGTGCCTTACGCCTCGGGCATCATCAACAATGTTGGCCTGTATTCGAAAAAGTACAAAAGCTTTGCCGAACTGCCTGAAGGTGCCAGCGTGGCCATCGCCAACGACCCGATCAACAGCGGCCGTGGCCTGCAACTGCTGGCCAAGGCCGGGCTGATCACCCTGAAGCCTGGCGTTGGCTACAAGGCCACCGAAGACGACATCGTCGCCAACCCGAAAAAGCTGAAAATCCTGCAGGTCGAGGCGGTTCAACTGGTACGCGCCTACGATGACGCCGACCTGGTGCAGGGCTACCCGGCCTACATCCGCCTGGCCAACACCTTCGATGCCACCTCGGCATTGCTGTTCGACGGCCTGGAAAACAAGGAATACGTGATCCAGTTCGTGATCCGCCCACAAAGCAAAGACGACCCACGCCTGGCCAGGTTCGTCGACATCTACCAGCACTCGCCGGTGGTGCGCGCAGCATTGGACAAAGCCCACGGCAAGCTCTACCAAGCCGGCTGGGAAGGCTGA
- a CDS encoding LLM class flavin-dependent oxidoreductase, protein MAKQILLNAFNMNCIGHINHGLWTHPRDTSTQYKTLDYWTDLARLLERGLFDGLFIADIVGTYDIYGQSLDVTLKESIQLPVNDPLLLVSAMAAVTRHLGFGLTANLTYEAPYLFARRLSTLDHLSNGRVGWNIVTGYLDSAARAMGLAQQPEHDRRYDQADEYLQVLYKLLEGSWADDAVVADRERRVYAQPDKVRKVSHHGEFYNVEGYHLSEPSPQRTPVLFQAGSSQRGLAFAGNHAECVFISGQDKAATRAQVDKVRAAAQAAGRDPHAVKVFMGITVIVATTEQAAQAKHAEYLRHASPEAGVAHFAASTGIDFAAYGLDEPIGFSQGNAIQSATRQLQDNAWTRRRLLEQHALGGRYVTLVGSPDQVAEQLIAWLDETGLDGFNLTRTVTPESFEDFIDLVIPQLQQRGRYKTAYAEGTLREKLFQADHPHLPADHPGSTYRFTPTPAPTGALHHA, encoded by the coding sequence ATGGCCAAGCAGATTCTGCTCAATGCCTTCAACATGAACTGCATCGGGCACATCAACCACGGCCTGTGGACCCACCCACGGGACACTTCGACCCAGTACAAGACCCTGGACTACTGGACCGATCTGGCGCGCCTGCTGGAGCGCGGCCTGTTCGACGGGCTGTTCATTGCCGACATCGTCGGCACCTACGACATCTACGGCCAGTCGCTGGACGTCACCCTCAAGGAGTCGATCCAGCTGCCGGTCAACGACCCGTTGCTGCTGGTTTCAGCCATGGCGGCGGTCACCCGCCACCTGGGTTTCGGCCTTACGGCCAACCTCACCTACGAAGCGCCGTACCTGTTCGCCCGGCGCCTTTCCACCCTCGACCACCTGAGCAATGGCCGGGTAGGCTGGAACATCGTCACCGGCTACCTCGACAGCGCCGCCCGGGCCATGGGCCTGGCGCAGCAACCGGAGCATGACCGCCGCTACGACCAGGCCGACGAATACCTGCAGGTGCTGTACAAGCTGCTGGAAGGCAGCTGGGCCGACGACGCCGTGGTTGCAGACCGGGAGCGGCGCGTCTATGCCCAGCCCGACAAGGTGCGCAAGGTCAGCCACCACGGCGAGTTCTACAACGTCGAGGGCTATCACCTGAGCGAACCCTCGCCGCAACGCACCCCGGTACTGTTCCAGGCCGGCAGTTCGCAGCGTGGCCTGGCCTTCGCCGGCAACCATGCCGAATGCGTATTCATCAGTGGCCAGGACAAGGCCGCCACCCGCGCCCAGGTCGACAAGGTACGCGCGGCAGCCCAGGCCGCCGGACGCGACCCGCACGCGGTCAAAGTGTTCATGGGCATCACGGTGATCGTCGCCACCACCGAGCAAGCGGCCCAGGCCAAGCATGCCGAATACCTGCGCCATGCAAGCCCCGAGGCCGGCGTCGCACACTTCGCCGCATCCACCGGCATCGACTTTGCGGCCTACGGGCTGGACGAGCCGATTGGTTTCAGCCAGGGCAACGCCATCCAGTCCGCCACACGCCAGTTGCAAGACAACGCCTGGACCCGCCGCCGCCTGCTTGAACAGCACGCCTTGGGCGGCCGCTACGTAACCCTGGTCGGCTCACCTGACCAGGTGGCTGAGCAGTTGATTGCGTGGCTCGACGAAACCGGCCTGGACGGTTTCAACCTGACCCGCACCGTCACCCCGGAAAGCTTCGAGGATTTCATCGACCTGGTCATCCCGCAGTTGCAACAGCGTGGCCGCTACAAGACCGCTTACGCCGAAGGCACCCTGCGCGAAAAGCTGTTCCAGGCCGATCACCCGCACTTGCCCGCCGACCACCCGGGCTCGACCTACCGCTTTACCCCAACCCCTGCCCCGACTGGAGCCCTGCACCATGCTTGA